The stretch of DNA CGAACCCGTGCCCGCATATGTATTCCTATCTCTGCTGAAATGTTGCTTTGCGACGTTGGATCGAACGAAGTGCTCACATCGATTTAGGGCAATTGACTGGGATCAAGTTTATCCAGAAAGGTAAAAGCTCCTCGCTCAATTTTGACAAACAAGACGGTTTTATTAACTTCACGTTCAGGCGTAAAGACAATTGCACCAGTTACCCCTTCGTAGGTTTGGGTCGCCGCCAAAGTATCGCGAATCGCGCTTGAACTGGTGTTTGGGCTGCGTTTGAAGGCATCGATCAACAAATTAGTAGCATCGTAGGTTGATGAAGCTACAACGTCGGGATCAATCCCGTGAGCATTGCGATACTCGCGAATAAAGTTCTGAACAATTGACCGTGGATCATTGCGCGAAAAATCGGTTGCCAGAATCACGCCTTCAACATCGCTACCACCAAGATCGACCAACGACGGCGAATCCAAGCCATCGGAGCCAATAATGGGCAAGGTAATGCCTGCTTGGCGAACTTGCTTAATGATATCAGCACTTTGGGCATAATAACCAACCAAAATCAAAGCATCAGCTGGTTTGGCCTTAATTATCGCAATCTGGCTGCTAAAATCAGTAGCATCGCTGGCATATTCGCTGGTGCTAACGATCGTCGAGTGGTTGGCTTGGGCGGTTTTGGTAAAAGCCTCGGTGATGCTCCGCCCATAATCATTATTAATATTCAGCACATGGAAATTACGATAATTGAGCTTAGTCGTGGCATAAACCGCTAATGCTTTACCCTGAACGGTTGTTATATAAATGACCCGAAAGATCATCGGGCCAGTTTTGGTAACTTCGGGATGAGTAGCATAGGCCGCCAACATTGGGATGCCAGCTTGTTGAAAGACAGGGGCGGCTGCGCGGGTGGTACTGCTGTAGGAGCCGCCAATCACGGCGCGAACTTTATCTTCAGTAACGAGTTTTTGAGCCACCGTAATTGCTTGATTGGGATCAAGTTGATCGTCATAGGTCACCAACTCGAAGGTTTTGCCAGGCACAGTTTGGTTGGCATTGGCTTGATCAATCGCCAATTTCGCAGCATACATCGAGTGCGTGCCATCACTGGCACTGTTGCCGCTCATTGGGCCAAAAAAGCCGATTTTGATCGTCTCGGCTTGGGGCTGAGAAGTACCCCCACAAGCACTAACGAAGGCCAAACCTATGATTACAAGCATCCCCAATGCGGCTCGTTTTAGCATGTTCAAGACTCCTCCATGTGCTACCACATGGCTTAGTAGGCCACTACCCAAGAACAATGTTAATTTACTCACCCTGCTGCATGGCCAGTGTAACACAGAACATGTCAAATGGGCAGTTGAGTTTTGGCGTGAATTTTAAGCTTTTCACGACCCTGTTTGGCTATTGAGCAACTAGGAGTATTAGGCTAATTGGTAGATGTAATGGCTCATTGGGTTGGCAATGATGACTATCCCTCACCCCCAGCACCTCTCCCACTGCGGCGGGTGAGGGGAGCACTCCCGAAGCGGTTCCCCTCGCCTCGCGGGCGGGAGAGGGGGTCAGGGGGTGAGGGCATGCTGGCCGTTGCTAAGGTTATAAACCATTACAGGTAGACGCTGCTGATTGGCTATGGTAGACTTGCGCCGCAAGCCCAATTGAAACGCCGCATCCGAAGGAGTGTGCCATGTCTCAGGCATTAACCTATGCTAGTTATTTAAATATTGATGAACTTTTGGCCTTACAAACGCCACGCAGCCATGGCCCCGAACACGACGAATTATTGTTCATCGTGATTCATCAGGTTTATGAGTTGTGGTTTAAGCAGATTTTGCACGAACTTGATTATTTGGGCGATCTACTCCGCGCCAACGATACAGGCCGCGCCAACCAAAGCATCCGCCGCATTTTAACGATTCTGAAAACCATCGTGGCCCAAGTCGATGTGATGGAAACCATGACTCCCCTGCAATTCAATGCCTTTCGCGGCTCGCTCGAATCGGCCAGTGGCTTTCAATCGCTGCAATTTCGCGAGATTGAATTTGCCCTTGGCTACAAACGTCCAGCAATTTTGCAACACTTTGCCGCATTAGCAAGCCATGAACGGCTTGAACAACGCTACCAAGAACCAAGCCTATGGGATAGCTTTTTGCACTATCTTCAGC from Herpetosiphon gulosus encodes:
- a CDS encoding ABC transporter substrate-binding protein codes for the protein MLKRAALGMLVIIGLAFVSACGGTSQPQAETIKIGFFGPMSGNSASDGTHSMYAAKLAIDQANANQTVPGKTFELVTYDDQLDPNQAITVAQKLVTEDKVRAVIGGSYSSTTRAAAPVFQQAGIPMLAAYATHPEVTKTGPMIFRVIYITTVQGKALAVYATTKLNYRNFHVLNINNDYGRSITEAFTKTAQANHSTIVSTSEYASDATDFSSQIAIIKAKPADALILVGYYAQSADIIKQVRQAGITLPIIGSDGLDSPSLVDLGGSDVEGVILATDFSRNDPRSIVQNFIREYRNAHGIDPDVVASSTYDATNLLIDAFKRSPNTSSSAIRDTLAATQTYEGVTGAIVFTPEREVNKTVLFVKIERGAFTFLDKLDPSQLP
- a CDS encoding tryptophan 2,3-dioxygenase family protein, coding for MSQALTYASYLNIDELLALQTPRSHGPEHDELLFIVIHQVYELWFKQILHELDYLGDLLRANDTGRANQSIRRILTILKTIVAQVDVMETMTPLQFNAFRGSLESASGFQSLQFREIEFALGYKRPAILQHFAALASHERLEQRYQEPSLWDSFLHYLQLNGYAIPSEQIGRDVTQALAASPEIQAILITVYRQNPLVSNLCERLIDLDEGFQEWRYRHVKMVERTIGMKQGTGGSSGAAYLASTIKPFFPDLWAIRADL